The DNA sequence TGACTTTTGCGGGATCGAAGCCGCGCACCGGATCCACAGTGATCGGTGCCGTTGCCGGGTCATCGTTACGTGAGTAGCCCGCATCGACCCGCGGTTGCAGGATCGCGTCGAGCCTGTTCAGCGTTTCCTCCGGCACCCCGAGATACTTGAAGCCCAGCACCAGGGGAAGGTGTTGCTCGGGGATGAAGTAGGTCGTGGTCGACCCTCCCCGGGAGTTGAACTCCGTCCTGATGTTCTGCGCCGGAACCATTTTCGGGTTGGTGAAGGCAATCGCGGTGTGACCGGTGGCCAGACCCGCGATGGCGTTGGCGACCGCAAACAGGTTGTCCGGCCGGTCCGGCCAGTCCGCGATGCTGTCGTAGGCGGAGATGAACTGATCGGTGTGGTACTGACTCTCCACCGGAGCCGGTACGGGATAGTCCATGAACGGCACTACGGAGCCGACGGGGAAGTTCTGCGTCAGGAAGCTCTCACTGAAGGGGCTTTTCGCGATCGGGTCGCCGAAGGTTGCGAAGGTCAATGTATCCGGCGCCGGTGCGGTCGGATCGGTCGCCAACGCCGATTTGACGGCGTTGAGTACGAGCGCTCCCTCGGACAATCCCATCGCCGTACCGGGACCGCCATCGCGAATGGCGTTCTCGAGGTTGGGTTCTCCGATGTCGATCGACTCGCCGATGCTGGGGCCGTCCAGACCCAGGCCCGGCATGATCTTCTCCCCTACCGGACCGATG is a window from the Mycobacteroides salmoniphilum genome containing:
- the pe gene encoding acyltransferase PE; its protein translation is MKDLLAGAALLVVASMTGCFGIPSAVADDPQVPGPPIPGISASGIPMAAPVSPDRTAYALGGAHVLGIPYDEYIRMTGKDWFPGMKRANIWYPAGQVQGHTLERLFPGIGPVGEKIMPGLGLDGPSIGESIDIGEPNLENAIRDGGPGTAMGLSEGALVLNAVKSALATDPTAPAPDTLTFATFGDPIAKSPFSESFLTQNFPVGSVVPFMDYPVPAPVESQYHTDQFISAYDSIADWPDRPDNLFAVANAIAGLATGHTAIAFTNPKMVPAQNIRTEFNSRGGSTTTYFIPEQHLPLVLGFKYLGVPEETLNRLDAILQPRVDAGYSRNDDPATAPITVDPVRGFDPAKVTAPANQATFGGGSDPISQITSGALAVLGNGTRSTPPN